A genomic window from Arthrobacter sp. FW305-BF8 includes:
- a CDS encoding GNAT family N-acetyltransferase, with protein MAIEVRIERLWIPDSVDAADAADFLAAVEVGRKVRMDTWGSDDLAYTPLEKLLELEDPYERQVILVAKVGDDIVGTVDIALPLADNLDLAEFTLDILPEYQRQGVGRQLLEAAEQFARNEGRTMILVDTNHPGASLHEFEPEQLVPGSGQGYVPLGSREVEFAQRTGYTLQHIEQFSSCVLPLDSKLVAELEAEAEEANNGRYRLHHWTDRCPERWLESVAALENQAGGDAGPVEGTDDIVFDARILREAEEVTISQGRRTVVTAVEHIATGTLVGLTTISVLAQRQDVVFQDDTVVLQAHRGNKLGLLIKVANMERLTEQFPAARVIYTWNAPENRYLLTVNLQLGFTTAGVTGIWQKELPDLGPRRS; from the coding sequence ATGGCAATAGAGGTGCGGATCGAGCGGCTGTGGATTCCTGACTCAGTGGATGCTGCCGATGCAGCGGATTTCCTTGCCGCGGTGGAGGTGGGGCGCAAGGTCAGGATGGATACCTGGGGGAGTGACGACCTCGCCTATACGCCGCTGGAAAAGCTCCTCGAACTGGAAGACCCGTACGAACGCCAGGTCATCCTCGTCGCAAAGGTCGGTGACGACATCGTGGGCACCGTGGACATCGCCCTGCCCCTCGCCGACAACCTGGACCTCGCCGAATTTACCCTGGACATCCTCCCCGAGTACCAGCGCCAGGGCGTGGGCAGGCAGTTGCTGGAAGCTGCCGAGCAGTTCGCCCGCAACGAGGGCCGCACCATGATCCTGGTGGACACCAACCACCCCGGTGCGTCCCTGCACGAATTCGAGCCCGAGCAGCTGGTGCCCGGATCGGGCCAAGGCTATGTGCCCTTGGGGAGCCGTGAGGTGGAATTCGCCCAGCGCACCGGTTACACGCTGCAGCACATCGAACAGTTCAGCTCGTGCGTGCTGCCGCTGGACAGCAAGCTTGTGGCCGAGCTCGAGGCGGAGGCGGAGGAGGCCAACAACGGCCGCTACCGCCTGCATCACTGGACCGACCGCTGCCCGGAGCGCTGGCTGGAATCGGTGGCGGCCCTCGAAAACCAGGCCGGCGGCGACGCCGGACCGGTCGAGGGGACCGACGACATCGTCTTCGATGCCCGGATCCTGCGGGAAGCCGAGGAGGTCACTATCTCGCAGGGACGGCGCACGGTGGTGACCGCCGTCGAACACATTGCTACCGGGACGCTTGTGGGGCTGACGACCATCAGCGTCCTGGCGCAGCGGCAGGACGTCGTCTTCCAGGACGACACGGTGGTCCTGCAGGCGCACCGCGGCAACAAGCTCGGCCTGCTTATCAAGGTGGCCAATATGGAGCGCCTCACCGAGCAGTTCCCCGCTGCGCGGGTGATCTACACCTGGAACGCACCGGAGAACCGGTACCTCCTGACGGTTAACCTCCAGCTTGGGTTCACGACGGCGGGAGTCACCGGGATCTGGCAGAAGGAACTGCCGGACCTTGGACCGAGGAGGAGCTAG
- a CDS encoding acetyl-CoA C-acetyltransferase → MSNSVDNSDVVILSGARTPQGRLNGQLASFSAVELGAHAIKAAIAASGLEADRVDAVIMGQVLQAGAGQNPARQSAIGAGIGWNVPTVTINKVCLSGLTAVIDAARLIRAGEATVVVAGGQESMTRAPHVLPGSRQGWNYGAVQALDVAAHDGLTDAFDGHSMGLSTESKNLTLGIDRTAQDNVAANSHQRAAIASKNGVFDDEISPISVKQRKGDPVVVSTDEGVRPDTTVESLAGLRAAFVTDGTITAGNSSPLSDGASALVLTSRKFAEENGLEYLAVVGKPGQVAGPDNSLHSQPSNAIAQALERAGWSTSDLDFIEINEAFGSVAVQSLKDLDYPLEQCNIHGGAIALGHPIGASGARLALHAAHELKRRGQGKAAVSLCGGGGQGEALLLYRD, encoded by the coding sequence ATGAGCAATTCCGTGGACAACAGCGATGTTGTCATCCTGTCCGGCGCGCGCACCCCGCAGGGCCGGCTGAACGGGCAACTGGCGAGCTTCAGCGCCGTCGAGCTCGGGGCGCACGCCATCAAGGCGGCCATCGCGGCCAGTGGGCTGGAAGCAGATCGGGTGGACGCCGTCATTATGGGCCAGGTCCTGCAGGCCGGGGCCGGCCAGAACCCGGCACGCCAGAGCGCTATCGGCGCAGGCATCGGCTGGAACGTCCCCACGGTGACCATCAACAAGGTCTGCCTCTCCGGGCTTACGGCCGTGATCGACGCCGCGCGGCTGATCCGTGCCGGTGAAGCCACCGTGGTCGTCGCCGGCGGCCAGGAATCAATGACGCGGGCTCCGCACGTCCTTCCGGGTTCCCGCCAGGGCTGGAATTACGGCGCCGTCCAGGCGCTGGACGTTGCGGCTCACGACGGCCTGACCGATGCCTTCGACGGCCACTCGATGGGCCTTTCCACCGAATCCAAGAACCTCACCTTGGGCATTGACCGGACCGCCCAGGACAACGTGGCTGCCAATTCACACCAGCGCGCAGCGATCGCCTCGAAGAACGGCGTGTTCGACGACGAGATCTCACCGATCAGCGTCAAGCAGCGCAAGGGTGATCCCGTGGTGGTCTCCACCGATGAGGGCGTCCGGCCGGACACCACCGTTGAGTCCCTGGCCGGGCTGCGTGCCGCCTTCGTCACCGACGGCACCATCACGGCCGGCAACTCCTCTCCCCTGTCCGACGGCGCCTCCGCCCTGGTCCTGACCTCGCGCAAGTTCGCGGAGGAGAACGGCCTGGAGTACCTGGCCGTGGTGGGCAAGCCCGGGCAGGTGGCCGGGCCGGACAACTCCCTGCACTCACAGCCCTCCAACGCGATCGCGCAAGCTCTGGAGCGTGCCGGCTGGAGCACTTCCGACCTCGACTTCATCGAAATCAATGAAGCATTCGGTTCGGTGGCCGTGCAGTCCCTCAAGGACCTGGACTACCCGCTGGAGCAGTGCAACATCCATGGCGGCGCCATCGCGCTGGGACACCCGATCGGTGCCTCCGGTGCGCGGCTGGCACTCCACGCGGCGCATGAGCTGAAGCGGCGCGGCCAGGGCAAGGCGGCAGTCTCGCTCTGCGGAGGCGGCGGCCAGGGCGAGGCCCTCCTGCTGTACCGCGACTGA
- a CDS encoding aminoacyl-tRNA deacylase — protein MNAVPASGRERFLSDAAARGLDVQLVERLAARSLEEAAAILGISPADIVKSLVVKHKDGSFLFALIPGDRQISWPKLRSLVGVNKLSLPAADVALEATGYERGTITPLGSTTAWPVYADRSIAGRRISMGAGQHGYSAFVDADALISALGAVLADISEPN, from the coding sequence ATGAACGCCGTTCCGGCGTCGGGCAGGGAGCGCTTCCTCTCCGACGCCGCGGCGCGCGGCCTGGACGTCCAGCTCGTCGAACGGCTGGCCGCCCGCAGCCTCGAGGAGGCGGCCGCGATCCTTGGCATCAGCCCGGCGGACATCGTGAAGTCCCTCGTGGTGAAGCATAAGGACGGCAGCTTCCTCTTCGCCCTTATCCCGGGCGACCGCCAGATCTCCTGGCCCAAGCTGCGCAGCCTGGTGGGCGTCAACAAGCTCTCGCTGCCGGCAGCGGACGTTGCTCTGGAGGCGACCGGCTATGAGCGCGGCACCATCACGCCCCTGGGCAGCACCACGGCCTGGCCCGTCTATGCGGACCGGTCCATCGCCGGCAGGCGGATTTCCATGGGTGCCGGGCAGCACGGCTACAGCGCCTTCGTCGACGCCGACGCCCTGATCTCCGCCCTCGGCGCCGTCCTCGCCGACATCAGCGAGCCCAACTGA
- the rplL gene encoding 50S ribosomal protein L7/L12, with protein MAKLSNEELIEAFKELTIIELSEFVKLFEETFEVTAAAVAVAGPAGGGAAEEAEEKTDFDVILEAAGDKKIAVIKEVRAITSLGLKEAKDLVDSAPKAVLEGATKEAAEKAKAQLEEAGATVTLK; from the coding sequence ATGGCGAAGCTCAGCAACGAAGAGCTCATTGAAGCTTTCAAGGAACTGACCATCATCGAGCTCTCCGAGTTCGTCAAGCTCTTCGAAGAGACCTTCGAAGTTACCGCTGCTGCTGTAGCTGTTGCCGGCCCCGCCGGTGGCGGCGCCGCTGAGGAAGCCGAAGAGAAGACCGACTTCGACGTCATCCTCGAAGCTGCTGGCGACAAGAAGATCGCAGTGATCAAGGAAGTTCGCGCCATCACCTCCCTGGGCCTCAAGGAAGCCAAGGACCTGGTTGACAGCGCTCCCAAGGCTGTTCTCGAAGGCGCCACCAAGGAAGCTGCCGAGAAGGCAAAGGCTCAGCTCGAAGAAGCTGGCGCCACCGTTACCCTCAAGTAA
- a CDS encoding GNAT family N-acetyltransferase: MTTPSYRIEPLFLPASLDAPDATDFLEFSDLSDAVALELWGNLDRAAPPKARLESWRDDDYVKLRLFFVRLDGRMVARSWVRLTQKENLQDAFLRVDVLNGFSGRGIGLALLGHAEALATEDGRSTLQSFTEHAPGFDLDGPGILRPGTGTGGVPAAARGVRFAVAAGYTLEQVTRFSALDMPPSDGALDALEGEAAGIAGDQYEILGWTDRCPDEYVEQMAALMSRMSTDSPAGALHYDAEVWDAPRVRHVEDEWKRAGLESLVAVARHKGSGELAAYSVLQHSDEKPWLAEQDDTLVAKAHRGHRLGMLVKVRNLRRLQQDHPEVERVLTFNAAENDHMLAINVALGFRPAGYDGEWQRRR; encoded by the coding sequence GTGACGACGCCCTCCTACCGGATCGAGCCGCTTTTCCTGCCTGCGTCACTTGACGCGCCAGACGCCACGGACTTCCTGGAGTTCAGCGACCTCAGTGATGCGGTGGCGCTGGAACTATGGGGCAATTTGGACCGGGCAGCGCCGCCGAAGGCCAGGCTGGAATCGTGGCGTGACGACGACTACGTGAAGCTGCGGCTCTTCTTCGTACGGCTGGACGGCCGCATGGTGGCAAGGTCCTGGGTCAGGCTCACGCAAAAGGAAAACCTCCAGGATGCGTTCCTCAGGGTGGACGTCCTCAACGGGTTCAGCGGCCGCGGCATCGGACTGGCCCTCCTCGGGCACGCAGAGGCACTGGCAACGGAGGACGGACGCAGCACCCTGCAGAGTTTCACTGAACACGCCCCCGGGTTCGACCTGGACGGCCCGGGGATCCTAAGGCCCGGAACCGGGACGGGCGGGGTCCCGGCCGCGGCGCGTGGCGTCCGTTTCGCCGTGGCGGCCGGGTACACCCTCGAGCAGGTGACGCGTTTCAGCGCACTGGACATGCCGCCGTCGGACGGTGCCTTGGACGCACTGGAAGGCGAGGCCGCCGGCATCGCCGGGGACCAGTATGAAATCCTCGGCTGGACGGACCGGTGCCCGGATGAGTACGTGGAACAGATGGCCGCGCTCATGTCCAGGATGAGCACGGACTCCCCGGCAGGTGCGCTGCATTACGACGCCGAGGTGTGGGACGCCCCGCGCGTCCGGCACGTCGAGGACGAGTGGAAGCGGGCGGGCCTGGAGTCGCTGGTGGCGGTGGCCCGGCATAAGGGGAGCGGCGAGCTGGCGGCCTACTCCGTGCTGCAGCACTCGGACGAAAAGCCGTGGCTGGCGGAGCAGGACGACACGCTGGTGGCCAAGGCGCACCGCGGACACCGGCTGGGGATGCTGGTCAAGGTGCGCAACCTGCGGCGCCTGCAGCAGGACCACCCCGAAGTGGAACGGGTCCTGACGTTCAACGCTGCAGAGAATGACCACATGCTGGCCATCAATGTGGCGTTGGGCTTCCGTCCGGCAGGGTACGACGGTGAGTGGCAGCGCCGGCGCTAA
- the nusG gene encoding transcription termination/antitermination protein NusG — protein sequence MSEQELEVTETELDETQNPAAESAEGSEVESAAPESEGDAEYDGDADADDETDADEAETDAADADAVTGEDAEEGAEGTDVLAAAAAQASDPAAEFKSKLRRQEGDWYVIHSYAGYENRVKANLETRIQTLDMEDYIFEIQVPMEEVVEIKNAQRKVINRVRIPGYVLVRMDLTDASWGAVRHTPGVTGFVGNAHNPVPLRLDEVFSMLAPVFEEEQAEKGKPAKQAAAQVDVDFEVGESVIVKEGPFETLPATISEIKIDSQTLVVLVSIFERETPVTLAFNQVTKI from the coding sequence GTGTCTGAGCAGGAGCTCGAGGTAACTGAGACTGAGCTGGATGAAACCCAGAACCCCGCGGCTGAGTCCGCCGAGGGCTCCGAGGTTGAGTCTGCTGCGCCCGAATCCGAAGGCGATGCCGAGTACGACGGCGACGCTGACGCCGACGACGAGACCGACGCTGATGAGGCCGAGACCGACGCCGCTGACGCTGACGCCGTGACCGGAGAGGACGCCGAGGAAGGCGCCGAAGGGACCGATGTCCTGGCCGCCGCTGCCGCCCAGGCCTCTGATCCTGCCGCAGAGTTCAAGTCCAAGCTGCGCCGCCAGGAGGGTGACTGGTACGTCATCCACTCCTACGCCGGCTACGAAAACCGCGTCAAGGCCAACCTTGAGACCCGCATCCAGACCCTGGACATGGAAGATTACATCTTCGAGATCCAGGTTCCGATGGAAGAAGTCGTTGAGATCAAGAACGCTCAGCGCAAGGTCATCAACCGCGTCCGCATCCCCGGCTACGTGCTGGTCCGCATGGACCTGACCGACGCCTCCTGGGGCGCCGTCCGCCACACCCCGGGTGTCACCGGCTTCGTGGGCAACGCCCACAACCCCGTTCCGCTGCGCCTCGATGAGGTCTTCTCCATGCTGGCTCCTGTCTTCGAAGAGGAGCAGGCAGAGAAGGGCAAGCCCGCCAAGCAGGCTGCCGCGCAGGTCGACGTCGACTTCGAGGTCGGCGAGTCGGTCATCGTCAAGGAAGGTCCGTTCGAGACCCTTCCCGCCACGATCTCCGAGATCAAGATCGATTCCCAGACTCTCGTGGTCCTGGTGTCCATCTTCGAACGCGAGACCCCGGTCACGCTGGCCTTCAACCAGGTCACCAAGATCTAG
- the rpoB gene encoding DNA-directed RNA polymerase subunit beta: MVASSTSNNETANTASTDGATRRLSFAKIHEPLDVPNLLALQTDSFDWLVGNERWQARVAKAVEEGDLSVATTSGLSDIFEEISPIEDFQGTMSLSFSDPEFADPKYTMAECKDRDATYSAPLYVKAEFMNNNTGEIKQQTVFMGDFPLMTEKGTFVVNGTERVVVSQLVRSPGAYFERAADKTSDKDIFTAKIIPSRGAWFELEIDKRDQVGVRLDRKRKQSVTVLLKALGWTEGQILEEFGQYDSMRATLEKDATETREDALLDIYRKLRPGEPPTVEAAQSLLDNLYFNSKRYDLAKVGRYKINRKLGIDRSLGDKEASVLHVEDIVAMIKFLVALHAGEKTLMGKRDGEDHELRVEIDDIDHFGNRRIRAVGELIENQVRTGLSRMERVVRERMTTQDVEAITPQTLINIRPVVAAIKEFFGTSQLSQFMDQNNPLSGLTHKRRLSALGPGGLSRDRAGMEVRDVHPSHYGRMCPIETPEGPNIGLIGSLASYGRINPFGFIETPYRLVKDGVVSDDVQYLTADDEAEVLIAQANAPLDENKSFAEETVLVRARGGGGEPVLVPAADVQFMDVSPRQMVSVATALIPFLEHDDANRALMGANMQRQAVPLVRSEAPFVGTGMERAAAVDAGDVTIAKKAGVVTEVSAELVIMLNDDGTETNYRINKFARSNQGNCYNNRVLVNEGQRLEVGGIIADGPATDQGELALGKNLLVAFMSWEGHNFEDAIILSQRIVAEDVLSSIHIEEHEIDARDTKLGAEEITRDIPNVSEEVLAGLDERGIIHIGAEVEAGDILVGKVTPKGETELTPEERLLRAIFGEKSREVRDTSLKVPHGESGTVIGVRVFDRDNDDELPPGVNQLVRVYVAAKRKITDGDKLAGRHGNKGVISKILPIEDMPFLADGTPVDIVLNPLGVPGRMNVGQVLETHLGWVAKTGWKIEGEPEWVKQLPNLPRESGQTTVATPVFDGAREEEITGLLDSTNVTRDGDRLIDSSGKTRLFDGRSGEPFPDPISVGYMYILKLHHLVDDKIHARSTGPYSMITQQPLGGKAQFGGQRFGEMEVWALEAYGAAYTLQELLTIKSDDIHGRVKVYEAIVKGENIPEPGVPESFKVLIKEMQSLCLNVEVLSTDGTTIEMRDSDDAVFTAAEELGIDLSRAEPSSVEEV; encoded by the coding sequence TTGGTCGCCTCGAGCACCTCTAATAACGAAACCGCTAACACGGCAAGCACCGATGGTGCGACTCGCCGGCTCTCATTCGCAAAGATTCACGAACCTCTTGACGTTCCGAATCTGCTTGCCCTGCAGACGGACAGCTTCGACTGGCTGGTCGGAAATGAACGCTGGCAGGCCCGCGTTGCGAAGGCCGTCGAAGAAGGCGACCTGAGCGTCGCCACCACCTCCGGTCTTTCCGACATCTTCGAAGAGATCTCCCCGATTGAGGACTTCCAGGGCACCATGTCCCTGAGCTTCTCCGATCCGGAGTTCGCTGATCCGAAGTACACCATGGCTGAATGCAAGGACCGGGACGCTACGTACTCGGCACCGCTGTACGTCAAGGCCGAATTCATGAACAACAACACGGGCGAAATCAAGCAGCAGACCGTGTTCATGGGTGACTTCCCGCTGATGACCGAGAAGGGCACCTTCGTCGTCAACGGCACCGAGCGTGTCGTCGTTTCCCAGCTGGTCCGTTCCCCGGGCGCCTACTTCGAGCGCGCCGCTGACAAGACCAGCGACAAGGACATCTTTACCGCAAAGATCATCCCGTCCCGCGGCGCCTGGTTCGAGCTCGAGATCGACAAGCGCGACCAGGTCGGCGTGCGCCTCGACCGCAAGCGCAAGCAGTCCGTCACGGTGCTGCTGAAGGCCCTCGGCTGGACCGAAGGCCAGATCCTCGAGGAGTTCGGCCAGTACGACTCCATGCGTGCCACGCTGGAGAAGGACGCCACCGAAACCCGCGAAGACGCCCTGCTGGACATCTACCGCAAGCTGCGTCCGGGCGAGCCGCCCACAGTCGAGGCTGCCCAGTCCCTGCTGGACAACCTGTACTTCAACTCCAAGCGCTACGATCTGGCCAAGGTTGGCCGCTACAAGATCAACCGCAAGCTTGGCATCGACCGCTCCCTTGGTGACAAGGAAGCTTCGGTCCTGCACGTTGAAGACATCGTCGCCATGATCAAGTTCCTCGTCGCGCTGCACGCCGGCGAGAAGACCCTCATGGGCAAGCGCGATGGCGAAGACCACGAGCTGCGCGTCGAGATCGATGACATCGACCACTTCGGCAACCGCCGCATCCGCGCCGTCGGCGAGCTCATCGAGAACCAGGTCCGCACTGGCCTGTCCCGCATGGAGCGCGTCGTCCGCGAACGCATGACCACGCAGGACGTCGAGGCCATCACGCCGCAGACCCTGATCAACATCCGTCCCGTGGTGGCAGCCATCAAGGAGTTCTTCGGAACCTCCCAGCTGTCCCAGTTCATGGACCAGAACAACCCGCTCTCGGGCCTGACCCACAAGCGCCGCCTTTCGGCGCTGGGCCCGGGCGGTCTGTCCCGTGACCGTGCAGGCATGGAAGTCCGAGACGTCCACCCGTCCCACTACGGACGTATGTGTCCCATTGAAACCCCTGAAGGCCCGAACATTGGTCTGATCGGTTCGCTGGCGTCTTACGGCCGCATCAACCCGTTCGGTTTCATCGAGACTCCGTACCGCCTGGTCAAGGACGGCGTCGTTTCCGACGATGTCCAGTACCTGACGGCCGACGACGAGGCAGAGGTCCTGATCGCACAGGCCAACGCTCCGCTCGACGAGAACAAGAGCTTCGCTGAAGAGACCGTCCTGGTCCGTGCCCGCGGTGGTGGAGGCGAGCCCGTGCTCGTTCCCGCCGCTGACGTGCAGTTCATGGACGTCTCCCCGCGCCAGATGGTGTCCGTGGCAACGGCCCTGATTCCGTTCCTCGAGCACGACGACGCCAACCGCGCACTCATGGGTGCCAACATGCAGCGCCAGGCTGTGCCGCTGGTCCGTTCCGAGGCCCCGTTCGTGGGTACCGGCATGGAACGTGCAGCAGCCGTCGACGCCGGTGACGTCACCATCGCCAAGAAGGCCGGTGTGGTTACCGAGGTCTCCGCCGAGCTCGTCATCATGCTCAACGACGACGGCACGGAAACCAACTACCGCATCAACAAGTTCGCCCGCTCCAACCAGGGCAACTGCTACAACAACCGTGTCCTGGTGAACGAAGGCCAGCGCCTGGAAGTTGGCGGCATCATCGCCGACGGCCCGGCAACGGACCAGGGCGAGCTCGCCCTCGGTAAGAACCTTCTCGTGGCATTCATGTCATGGGAAGGCCACAACTTCGAGGACGCCATCATCCTCTCGCAGCGCATCGTTGCCGAGGATGTCCTTTCGTCCATCCACATCGAGGAGCACGAGATCGATGCCCGCGACACCAAGCTTGGTGCCGAGGAAATCACCCGTGACATCCCCAACGTGTCCGAGGAAGTCCTGGCAGGCCTGGACGAGCGCGGCATCATCCACATCGGTGCCGAGGTTGAAGCCGGCGACATCCTGGTCGGAAAGGTCACCCCGAAGGGTGAAACCGAGCTGACCCCGGAAGAGCGCCTGCTCCGCGCCATCTTCGGTGAGAAGTCCCGCGAAGTGCGCGACACGTCCCTGAAGGTTCCGCACGGCGAGTCCGGCACCGTCATCGGCGTCCGCGTCTTCGACCGCGACAACGACGACGAACTGCCCCCGGGCGTCAACCAGCTGGTCCGCGTCTACGTGGCTGCCAAGCGCAAGATCACCGACGGCGACAAGCTCGCCGGCCGTCACGGCAACAAGGGTGTCATCTCCAAGATCCTGCCGATCGAGGACATGCCCTTCCTTGCCGACGGTACCCCCGTTGATATCGTCCTGAACCCGCTGGGTGTTCCGGGCCGTATGAACGTCGGCCAGGTGCTGGAAACGCACCTCGGCTGGGTCGCCAAGACCGGCTGGAAGATCGAAGGCGAGCCCGAGTGGGTCAAGCAGCTGCCGAACCTGCCGCGCGAGAGTGGCCAGACCACTGTTGCAACGCCGGTCTTCGACGGCGCCCGCGAAGAGGAAATCACGGGCCTGCTCGACTCCACCAACGTGACCCGCGACGGTGACCGCCTGATCGACTCCTCGGGCAAGACGCGCCTGTTCGACGGCCGCTCCGGCGAGCCGTTCCCGGACCCGATCTCGGTCGGCTACATGTACATCCTGAAGCTCCACCACCTGGTGGACGACAAGATCCACGCCCGCTCCACCGGCCCGTACTCCATGATCACGCAGCAGCCGCTGGGTGGTAAGGCACAGTTCGGTGGCCAGCGCTTCGGTGAAATGGAAGTGTGGGCGCTCGAAGCTTATGGCGCCGCCTACACGCTCCAGGAACTGCTCACGATCAAGTCCGATGACATTCACGGCCGCGTGAAGGTCTACGAGGCGATCGTCAAGGGCGAGAACATCCCTGAGCCGGGTGTTCCCGAATCCTTCAAGGTGTTGATCAAGGAAATGCAGTCGCTGTGCCTGAACGTGGAAGTTCTTTCCACCGACGGAACCACAATTGAAATGCGTGACTCTGATGACGCAGTCTTCACGGCTGCGGAAGAACTGGGCATCGATCTGTCTCGTGCAGAGCCCAGCTCCGTAGAAGAGGTCTAA
- the rplK gene encoding 50S ribosomal protein L11, whose translation MAPKKKVTGLIKLQIQAGAANPAPPIGPALGQHGVNIMEFCKAYNAATEAQRGNVIPVEITVYEDRSFTFITKTPPAAELIKKAAGVAKGSATPHTVKVAKLTQAQVNEIATTKMEDLNATSLEGAAKIIAGTARSMGITVEG comes from the coding sequence TTGGCTCCCAAGAAGAAGGTCACCGGCCTCATCAAGCTGCAGATCCAGGCAGGTGCCGCTAACCCGGCCCCGCCGATCGGTCCTGCGCTTGGCCAGCACGGTGTCAACATCATGGAATTCTGCAAGGCGTACAACGCTGCGACGGAAGCCCAGCGCGGCAACGTTATTCCTGTTGAAATCACCGTTTACGAAGACCGTTCGTTCACGTTCATCACCAAGACCCCGCCGGCTGCAGAGCTCATCAAGAAGGCTGCAGGCGTCGCCAAGGGTTCGGCTACCCCGCACACCGTCAAGGTTGCCAAGCTGACCCAGGCACAGGTCAACGAGATCGCCACCACCAAGATGGAAGACCTCAACGCCACCAGCCTCGAAGGCGCAGCGAAGATCATCGCCGGCACCGCCCGCTCCATGGGTATCACCGTCGAGGGTTAA
- the rplA gene encoding 50S ribosomal protein L1, with protein MAKRSKAYEAAAAKIDAEKFYAPFEAVTLAKDTNPSKFDATVEVAFRLGVDPRKADQMVRGTVNLPHGTGKTARVLVFATGEKAEAAIAAGADFVGSDDLIEKIAGGWTDFDAAVATPDLMGKVGRLGKVLGPRNLMPNPKTGTVTPDVTKAVNDIKGGKIDFRVDKHSNLHFIIGKVSFDSVKLAENYAAALEEVLRLKPSASKGRYIQKATVATTFGPGISVDPNVTKVLIEA; from the coding sequence ATGGCAAAGCGCAGCAAAGCATACGAGGCAGCCGCAGCCAAGATCGACGCGGAGAAGTTCTACGCGCCGTTCGAGGCAGTGACGCTCGCCAAGGACACCAACCCGTCCAAGTTCGACGCCACCGTTGAGGTTGCCTTCCGCTTGGGTGTTGACCCTCGTAAGGCTGACCAGATGGTCCGCGGCACCGTCAACCTGCCTCACGGCACCGGTAAGACCGCCCGCGTCCTCGTGTTCGCCACCGGCGAGAAGGCTGAAGCAGCAATCGCTGCCGGCGCCGACTTCGTTGGTTCCGACGACCTGATCGAAAAGATCGCCGGCGGCTGGACCGACTTCGACGCAGCCGTTGCCACCCCTGACCTCATGGGCAAGGTTGGCCGCCTCGGTAAGGTCCTGGGTCCGCGTAACCTGATGCCGAACCCGAAGACCGGCACCGTCACCCCCGATGTCACCAAGGCTGTCAACGACATCAAGGGCGGCAAGATCGACTTCCGCGTCGACAAGCACTCCAACCTGCACTTCATCATCGGCAAGGTTTCGTTCGACTCCGTCAAGCTGGCCGAGAACTACGCCGCTGCCCTCGAAGAGGTGCTCCGCCTGAAGCCGTCCGCTTCCAAGGGCCGCTACATCCAGAAGGCAACGGTTGCCACCACGTTCGGTCCCGGCATCTCCGTCGACCCCAACGTCACCAAGGTTCTCATCGAGGCATAA
- the secE gene encoding preprotein translocase subunit SecE: MSEEQVTETAASSSKGRPAKKAAKAGFFARIALFVRQVIGELKKVVAPTRKELINYTLVVLVFVVIMMVIVTLLDLGFGTAVSWVFGGTGALDR, from the coding sequence ATGAGTGAGGAACAGGTGACCGAAACAGCTGCAAGCAGCTCCAAGGGCCGCCCCGCAAAGAAGGCCGCCAAGGCCGGCTTCTTCGCTCGCATCGCACTCTTCGTCCGCCAGGTCATTGGCGAACTGAAGAAGGTCGTCGCTCCCACCCGCAAGGAACTGATCAATTACACGCTCGTGGTGCTCGTATTTGTGGTCATCATGATGGTGATCGTCACGCTGCTGGACCTGGGGTTCGGCACCGCGGTGAGCTGGGTCTTCGGCGGCACAGGCGCCCTGGACCGCTAA
- the rplJ gene encoding 50S ribosomal protein L10, which produces MATPTKVSAVAEITNDFKESNAAVLTEYRGLTVAQLKQLRVSLGQDTKFAVVKNTLTAIAAKEAGVEAFDGQLAGPTAIAFIKGDAVAAAKSLTDFAKANKQLVIKTGYFEGKALNASEVAALAALESRELQLAKVAGILKAPAAAAARIIDALRLKLEEENGAPAEAEAPAAEEAPAAEADAEAAAEAPAEAAAEEN; this is translated from the coding sequence ATGGCAACGCCTACCAAGGTTTCAGCAGTAGCTGAGATCACTAACGATTTCAAGGAATCGAACGCCGCTGTCCTGACCGAATACCGTGGGCTCACCGTTGCACAGCTCAAGCAGCTGCGTGTTTCTCTCGGCCAGGACACCAAGTTCGCGGTCGTCAAGAACACCCTGACCGCCATTGCAGCCAAGGAAGCTGGTGTCGAAGCATTCGACGGCCAGCTCGCCGGCCCCACTGCAATCGCGTTCATCAAGGGTGACGCAGTTGCAGCTGCCAAGAGCCTGACGGATTTTGCCAAGGCTAACAAGCAGCTGGTCATCAAGACCGGTTACTTCGAAGGCAAGGCACTGAACGCCAGCGAAGTTGCTGCCCTGGCAGCACTCGAGTCCCGCGAGCTGCAGCTCGCAAAGGTTGCAGGCATCCTCAAGGCCCCTGCTGCCGCTGCTGCACGCATCATCGACGCACTGCGCCTCAAGCTTGAAGAAGAGAACGGTGCTCCGGCTGAAGCCGAAGCTCCCGCCGCTGAAGAAGCTCCTGCCGCAGAGGCTGACGCAGAAGCCGCAGCTGAGGCTCCGGCCGAAGCCGCTGCCGAAGAGAACTAG